A single window of Vibrio sp. HB236076 DNA harbors:
- a CDS encoding MarC family protein — protein MLDIIVTQFVVLWAVVDPIGSVPVYLSQTQHLTPKQRKVVAAKAVIIATGILSFFLVAGQVLLEAMQIPLPAFQAAGGLVLLIFALTMIFGEGKPGQEQRLSQSASKHELSNMAVYPLAMPSIASPGAMMAIVMLTDNHRYSLYDQAVTAGILLLVLLITWLLLLGANGINKLIGQAGAAIISRVMGLILAAIAISNLLQGIKDFFIASGSTTTFG, from the coding sequence TTGCTTGATATTATTGTGACGCAATTTGTCGTGTTATGGGCTGTGGTTGATCCCATCGGTTCTGTTCCAGTCTATCTATCTCAAACTCAACACCTAACACCCAAACAGCGTAAAGTCGTTGCGGCCAAAGCGGTGATCATTGCGACCGGAATTTTGTCTTTCTTCCTGGTGGCAGGGCAAGTGCTTCTGGAAGCCATGCAGATTCCTCTACCGGCGTTTCAGGCGGCGGGCGGGTTAGTCTTGTTGATTTTTGCCCTCACGATGATCTTTGGCGAAGGGAAGCCAGGCCAAGAGCAAAGACTGTCACAAAGTGCAAGTAAACACGAACTGTCTAACATGGCGGTGTACCCACTCGCGATGCCATCGATTGCCTCTCCGGGGGCCATGATGGCAATTGTGATGCTCACCGATAACCACCGCTACTCTTTGTACGATCAAGCCGTCACTGCGGGCATTTTACTCTTGGTACTCTTGATCACCTGGTTGTTGCTGCTCGGAGCCAATGGCATCAATAAACTGATTGGCCAAGCAGGGGCCGCAATTATCAGCCGTGTCATGGGCTTGATCTTAGCGGCGATTGCCATCAGTAATTTGCTGCAAGGGATCAAAGATTTCTTTATTGCGAGCGGCAGCACTACGACTTTTGGCTAA
- a CDS encoding DUF4212 domain-containing protein — protein sequence MAFESSEQAQTYWKENLSIMGTLLAVWFAVSYGAGILFVDVLNNIQFGGFKLGFWFAQQGSIYTFVALIFIYVVKMNALDKKYQVNED from the coding sequence ATGGCTTTTGAATCTTCTGAGCAAGCTCAAACCTACTGGAAAGAAAACTTAAGCATCATGGGCACCTTATTGGCCGTTTGGTTTGCCGTGTCTTATGGCGCGGGCATTCTGTTTGTTGATGTCCTTAATAACATTCAATTTGGCGGATTTAAACTGGGCTTTTGGTTCGCCCAACAAGGTTCGATCTACACCTTTGTCGCTTTGATTTTTATCTATGTGGTCAAAATGAACGCACTCGATAAAAAATACCAAGTCAATGAAGACTAA
- a CDS encoding sodium:solute symporter family protein — protein sequence MDIQTWTFILVGITFAVYIGIAIWSRASSTSEFYVAGGGVHPVANGMATAADWMSAASFISMAGIISFVGYDGAVYLMGWTGGYVLLALCLAPYLRKFGKFTVPDFIGDRYYSKTARMVAVFCAIFVSFTYVAGQMRGVGVVFARFLEVDINIGIVIGMGIVFFYAVMGGMKGITYTQVAQYCVLIFAFLVPAIFTSLMMTGNPLPQLGFGSTIEGTDTYLLTKLDGLTQELGFTAYTDGSKSMVDVFFICAALMVGTAGLPHVIIRFFTVPKVSDARISAGWALIFIAFLYTTAPAVAAFARVNMIDTINGPDMKGVAAAEAPSWYRNWESTGLVKWEDKNGDGKMFYAGDERNEMSINRDIIVLASPELAQLPNWVVALLAAGGLAAALSTAAGLLLVISTSISHDLLKKGFKPNMTDKQELLAARIGAAVAIIGAGYLGINPPGFVAQVVAFAFGLAASSFFPAIILGIFYKEMNKEGAICGMLSGIAFTAAYIIYFKFIDPSANVPENWLFGISPEGIGTLGMCLNFVVAIVVNKFTAEVPDDVKDMVESIRYPKGAGAAQDH from the coding sequence ATGGATATTCAAACTTGGACTTTTATTTTAGTCGGCATCACCTTTGCGGTGTATATCGGCATAGCCATTTGGTCTCGCGCCAGTTCAACCAGTGAGTTTTATGTCGCTGGCGGCGGAGTACACCCGGTCGCCAATGGCATGGCCACCGCGGCAGACTGGATGTCGGCGGCCTCGTTTATTTCAATGGCGGGAATTATTTCTTTTGTCGGCTACGACGGCGCGGTTTACCTGATGGGTTGGACCGGAGGTTACGTGTTATTGGCCTTGTGTCTGGCGCCTTACCTAAGAAAATTTGGCAAATTTACCGTGCCCGATTTTATTGGCGATCGCTATTACTCGAAAACCGCTCGTATGGTTGCCGTCTTTTGTGCCATTTTCGTCTCGTTTACTTATGTCGCCGGCCAAATGCGCGGAGTCGGGGTAGTGTTTGCCCGCTTCTTAGAGGTCGACATCAACATCGGTATTGTCATCGGCATGGGCATCGTCTTTTTTTACGCGGTCATGGGGGGGATGAAAGGCATCACTTATACCCAAGTGGCTCAATATTGCGTTTTGATCTTTGCCTTCTTAGTACCAGCGATCTTTACCTCTTTAATGATGACAGGTAACCCACTGCCTCAATTAGGCTTTGGCTCCACCATTGAAGGTACCGATACTTACCTGCTGACCAAACTCGATGGCTTAACCCAGGAGCTCGGCTTTACCGCCTACACCGATGGGTCGAAGAGCATGGTCGATGTCTTCTTTATTTGTGCGGCATTAATGGTCGGGACCGCGGGATTACCTCATGTCATCATCCGCTTCTTCACCGTACCTAAAGTGTCGGATGCACGTATTTCTGCTGGCTGGGCTCTGATTTTTATCGCCTTCCTTTATACCACAGCCCCTGCCGTCGCTGCCTTTGCTCGAGTGAATATGATAGACACCATTAACGGCCCAGACATGAAAGGCGTCGCCGCCGCCGAAGCGCCAAGTTGGTATCGCAACTGGGAAAGTACCGGCCTGGTCAAATGGGAAGATAAAAACGGCGATGGCAAAATGTTCTATGCCGGTGATGAACGCAATGAAATGAGCATTAACCGCGACATCATTGTGTTGGCTTCACCTGAGTTAGCGCAATTGCCAAACTGGGTCGTTGCCTTATTGGCCGCAGGGGGGCTTGCTGCCGCTTTATCGACTGCAGCGGGTTTGTTGTTGGTGATCTCCACCTCCATCTCCCATGATTTACTCAAAAAGGGTTTTAAACCCAATATGACCGATAAGCAAGAGCTGCTGGCCGCGCGTATCGGCGCCGCCGTCGCCATTATCGGGGCGGGTTACTTGGGGATTAATCCACCCGGTTTTGTCGCTCAGGTGGTCGCGTTTGCCTTTGGTTTGGCCGCTTCGTCTTTCTTCCCTGCCATTATTTTGGGTATTTTCTACAAGGAAATGAACAAAGAAGGTGCGATATGCGGCATGCTGTCTGGGATTGCGTTTACCGCCGCTTACATCATTTACTTTAAATTTATCGACCCTTCCGCCAATGTCCCAGAAAACTGGCTCTTTGGCATCAGCCCAGAAGGCATTGGTACGCTAGGGATGTGTTTAAACTTTGTGGTCGCCATTGTGGTAAACAAGTTTACCGCTGAGGTCCCCGACGATGTCAAAGACATGGTTGAGTCAATTCGCTACCCGAAAGGTGCCGGCGCGGCTCAAGACCACTAA
- a CDS encoding PAS domain-containing hybrid sensor histidine kinase/response regulator, protein MQGWEVVPISLAYLGVLFLIAWYGDRQKQWLSHYRAVIYALSIAVYCTSWTFYGTVGQASTNPWSFVPIYLGPILVFLFCWPLVSRLVRVSKREHITSIADFIAARYGKSQGLAVMVTLIAVMGILPYIALQLRSITMSLDVLAPALSGQFGYQQSHVAGFGVVVLALFTMLFGTRHIDNTEHHRGMMMAVAFESIVKLLAFLTVGWFVVSTVLSSEVLDFSPWMSDSYQAPNWAQLVIHTLLAMMAFLALPRQFHTMIVENEAPKDLSVARWLIPSYLVLMALFVLPLAWAGHGLLGLGYASDTFVISVPQSLGSQSMAVLAFLGGTSAASGMVIVSTIALAIMVSNDLVMPLLLRKMRFQGGGYRHFSGVMLRIRRALICFILIAAWGCYRLLDSIESLSAIGFLSFAAVTQFAPALLGGLYWRQGNRFGVFAGLSSGFLIWLITVMSQIGMFAGDSQTNVLLWVVEPPLWLAELGLNNSDWGMTLSIVVNISAYVVISLLTRASVTERWQAANFIGSNADGESISLYQARVTVAELETLTRRFVGRARMRTAFEHFWQGFGTTLLPTQQAPASLIRHTERVLAGVFGASSAKLVLNSALQGKKMQLEEVATIVDEASEMYDFSRGLLQGAIEHINQGLSVVDRHLRLVAWNQTYLDMFHYPPGLIQVGRPIEEVIRFNAQRGLCGPGEVERHVQKRISYLKQGSSHVSSRRHPDGREIEVQGNPMPGGGFVMSFTDITVFRQAERALKEANESLEDRVRVRTQELESLNQQLREATERSQRAAESKSRFLAAVSHDLMQPLNAARLFASSLAEVASEAQSQQNAKHIESALSAAEDLIGDLLDISRLEAGKLVVKPAPFPLQSMLAHLHAEFSLLSEQQGGDFHVVDSSCWVYSDAKLLRRIVQNFLTNAFRYNPKGRIVLGVRRQGQSVSLQVWDDGPGIEKSKQEQIFEEFTRGSQVTDRQGLGLGLTIAKGIADVLGHRLSLESQVGKGSAFSILLPRVESVAGALEPSDEPANTSSLQGLKVLCIDDQAAILEGMQTLLSRWQCEVNVALNGEQMDRQLSTGWQPKVILSDYRLQGKETGLDLLKAYRQHTRHAFVGVIISADRTPDIVEQVKEAGFIFLAKPVKPLKLRALLNQSVE, encoded by the coding sequence ATGCAAGGTTGGGAAGTCGTTCCTATCTCATTGGCGTATCTAGGCGTGTTGTTTTTGATCGCTTGGTACGGCGATCGTCAAAAACAGTGGTTGTCACATTATCGCGCCGTGATTTATGCACTGTCGATTGCGGTGTACTGCACCTCGTGGACATTTTACGGTACGGTGGGCCAAGCCAGTACAAACCCATGGTCTTTCGTACCCATTTACCTCGGCCCTATTTTAGTCTTTCTCTTTTGTTGGCCGTTAGTGTCTCGTTTAGTCAGGGTGTCTAAACGAGAACACATCACTTCCATTGCCGATTTTATTGCCGCTCGATATGGTAAGTCACAAGGTTTGGCGGTGATGGTCACCTTAATTGCCGTGATGGGGATTTTACCTTATATCGCGTTGCAATTGCGCAGTATTACCATGAGTTTGGATGTGCTTGCCCCGGCACTGAGTGGCCAATTTGGCTATCAACAATCTCATGTCGCTGGTTTTGGCGTAGTGGTTTTGGCGTTATTTACCATGCTATTTGGCACACGGCATATCGACAATACAGAGCACCACCGCGGAATGATGATGGCCGTCGCCTTTGAGTCGATTGTCAAACTGTTGGCTTTTCTGACGGTAGGCTGGTTTGTCGTCAGTACCGTGTTGTCGAGCGAGGTGCTCGATTTCTCACCTTGGATGAGCGACAGCTATCAAGCCCCGAATTGGGCACAACTGGTGATTCACACCTTGCTGGCGATGATGGCTTTTTTGGCCTTACCGCGTCAATTTCATACCATGATTGTCGAAAATGAAGCGCCTAAAGACCTGTCGGTGGCGCGTTGGCTTATCCCGAGTTATTTAGTCTTGATGGCGCTGTTTGTCTTGCCGCTGGCATGGGCTGGGCATGGCTTACTCGGCTTGGGCTACGCCTCCGATACCTTTGTGATCAGCGTACCACAGAGCTTGGGTTCACAATCGATGGCCGTGCTGGCTTTTCTCGGCGGCACTTCCGCGGCCAGTGGCATGGTGATTGTCTCGACCATTGCCTTGGCGATCATGGTGTCGAACGACTTAGTCATGCCGTTATTATTGCGAAAAATGCGTTTTCAGGGCGGAGGATATCGCCATTTCTCTGGTGTGATGCTGCGCATTCGTCGCGCGTTGATTTGTTTTATTTTAATTGCCGCTTGGGGCTGTTATCGATTGCTTGACAGCATTGAGTCGCTGTCGGCAATCGGCTTTCTCTCTTTTGCGGCCGTGACGCAATTTGCCCCGGCTTTGCTCGGTGGTTTGTATTGGCGTCAGGGCAATCGCTTTGGGGTTTTTGCTGGATTGAGCAGTGGCTTTTTGATTTGGTTGATCACGGTGATGAGTCAAATCGGCATGTTTGCCGGTGATAGCCAAACCAATGTGTTGCTGTGGGTTGTCGAGCCGCCTCTTTGGTTGGCTGAGCTGGGGTTGAATAACAGCGACTGGGGGATGACCTTGAGCATCGTAGTCAATATCAGCGCATACGTTGTCATCTCTTTGTTGACGCGAGCCTCGGTTACAGAGCGTTGGCAAGCGGCGAACTTTATTGGTTCGAATGCCGATGGAGAAAGCATCAGTTTGTATCAAGCGCGCGTCACGGTCGCAGAGCTAGAAACCTTAACGCGTCGCTTTGTTGGTCGAGCGAGAATGCGCACCGCGTTTGAACACTTTTGGCAAGGGTTTGGCACCACATTGCTGCCGACTCAACAAGCGCCGGCGTCGCTGATCCGCCATACCGAACGCGTCTTAGCGGGGGTCTTTGGCGCCTCTTCGGCGAAGTTAGTTCTCAATTCGGCGTTGCAAGGCAAAAAGATGCAGCTCGAAGAAGTGGCGACCATCGTGGATGAAGCCTCGGAAATGTACGATTTTAGCCGTGGATTATTACAAGGGGCGATTGAGCACATCAATCAAGGTCTGTCGGTGGTGGACCGACATTTGCGCTTAGTGGCATGGAACCAGACTTATTTAGACATGTTTCACTATCCGCCGGGATTAATTCAAGTTGGGCGGCCGATTGAAGAGGTGATCCGCTTTAACGCCCAACGCGGTTTATGTGGCCCGGGTGAAGTGGAACGACACGTACAAAAGCGGATAAGTTACCTCAAGCAAGGCTCTTCCCATGTCTCATCGAGAAGGCACCCAGATGGCCGTGAAATTGAGGTTCAGGGCAACCCGATGCCCGGAGGCGGGTTTGTGATGAGCTTTACCGACATTACCGTTTTTCGCCAGGCTGAGCGAGCTCTCAAAGAGGCCAATGAAAGCTTGGAAGATCGCGTCAGAGTGCGTACCCAAGAGCTAGAAAGCCTCAACCAACAGTTGCGTGAAGCGACTGAGCGCTCACAGCGCGCGGCGGAGTCCAAGTCGCGATTTTTGGCGGCGGTGAGTCACGACTTGATGCAGCCATTAAACGCCGCCCGTCTTTTTGCTTCCTCCCTTGCCGAGGTGGCCAGTGAGGCACAGAGTCAGCAAAATGCGAAACATATTGAAAGTGCGTTGAGCGCCGCCGAAGATCTGATCGGGGATTTGTTGGACATCTCCCGTTTAGAAGCGGGCAAACTGGTGGTCAAACCTGCGCCATTTCCGCTGCAAAGTATGCTGGCCCATTTACACGCCGAGTTCTCTTTGCTCAGTGAACAGCAAGGCGGTGACTTTCACGTGGTGGACTCGAGCTGTTGGGTCTACTCCGACGCCAAGTTACTGCGTCGCATCGTACAAAACTTTTTGACCAATGCCTTTCGCTATAACCCCAAAGGTCGCATTGTGCTTGGCGTTCGCCGCCAGGGGCAATCTGTGAGTTTGCAAGTGTGGGACGATGGGCCTGGGATAGAAAAATCTAAGCAAGAACAGATTTTTGAAGAGTTTACCCGCGGCTCTCAGGTCACTGATCGCCAAGGGTTAGGATTGGGGCTAACCATTGCGAAAGGCATTGCGGATGTACTCGGCCACCGCCTTTCTCTTGAGTCGCAAGTGGGCAAAGGCAGTGCTTTCTCTATTCTGCTCCCGCGGGTCGAGAGCGTGGCAGGTGCACTTGAACCGAGCGATGAACCTGCTAATACCTCGTCGTTACAAGGGCTTAAAGTGTTGTGTATCGACGATCAAGCGGCGATCCTCGAGGGAATGCAAACGCTGTTGTCCCGTTGGCAATGCGAGGTCAACGTGGCCCTTAATGGGGAACAAATGGATCGGCAATTGTCCACAGGTTGGCAGCCCAAGGTGATCTTGTCGGATTATCGATTGCAAGGTAAAGAAACCGGGCTTGATTTGTTAAAAGCATACCGACAACACACCCGGCACGCGTTTGTGGGCGTCATCATCAGCGCGGACCGCACGCCTGACATTGTTGAGCAAGTCAAAGAGGCGGGGTTTATCTTCTTGGCCAAACCGGTTAAGCCACTTAAATTGCGCGCGTTACTCAATCAAAGTGTTGAGTAA
- the acs gene encoding acetate--CoA ligase translates to MSDPSLYPIKSKIQQSAHIDNHTYQSMYQASINNPETFWAQQGLVLDWITPFTKVKQTSFDPGHIDIRWYQDGTLNVCANCVDRHLSADGDKTAIIWEGDDPSQDEHISFHQLHDKVCRFANVLKQQGIKKGDVVCIYMPMVPEAAVAMLACTRIGAVHTVVFGGFSPDALAGRIIDSNAKLVITADEGVRGGRNVPLKANVDQALQNANVTSIDNVVVFKRTGGDIEWQEGRDIEWQSACEQASNVCPVEEMSAEDPLFILYTSGSTGKPKGVLHTTGGYLVYAALTFKYIFDYHKDDVFWCTADVGWITGHSYLVYGPLANGATTLLFEGVPNYPNTSRMSEVIDKHHVTLLYTAPTAIRALMAKGLEAIQGTHRESLRIMGSVGEPINPEAWQWYYQTIGNSNCPVVDTWWQTETGGILITPLPGATELKPGSATRPFFGVQPAIVDNEGQVLEGEAEGNLVILDSWPGQMRTVYGDHERFEQTYFSTFPGMYFSGDGAKRDQDGYYWITGRVDDVLNISGHRMGTAEIESALVSFEQIAEAAVVGIPHEIKGQAIYAYVTLNQGVYPSAELHKAVKDWVRKEIGAIATPDILHWTDSLPKTRSGKIMRRILRKIATGDTSNLGDTSTLADPSVVEQLIEEQTHLL, encoded by the coding sequence ATGAGTGATCCCTCTTTGTACCCAATAAAATCAAAAATACAACAAAGTGCACATATTGATAACCACACCTATCAATCTATGTATCAGGCCTCCATTAACAACCCCGAAACCTTTTGGGCGCAGCAAGGACTGGTTCTCGATTGGATCACCCCGTTTACTAAGGTCAAACAAACCTCATTTGATCCAGGTCATATCGATATTCGCTGGTATCAAGACGGCACGCTTAACGTCTGCGCTAACTGTGTTGACCGACATTTAAGTGCCGATGGGGATAAAACCGCCATTATCTGGGAAGGCGATGACCCGAGCCAAGACGAGCACATCAGTTTTCATCAGCTGCACGATAAAGTCTGTCGCTTTGCCAATGTGCTCAAGCAACAAGGGATCAAAAAAGGCGACGTCGTTTGTATCTACATGCCGATGGTTCCGGAAGCTGCCGTTGCCATGCTCGCCTGTACTCGAATAGGCGCCGTGCATACAGTCGTGTTTGGCGGTTTTTCACCGGATGCCCTCGCAGGGCGCATCATCGACTCCAATGCCAAGTTGGTGATCACCGCCGATGAAGGGGTACGCGGCGGCCGCAATGTTCCACTCAAAGCCAACGTCGACCAAGCCTTGCAAAACGCCAATGTCACCAGCATTGATAACGTCGTGGTCTTTAAACGCACTGGCGGCGACATCGAATGGCAAGAAGGGCGCGATATTGAATGGCAAAGCGCGTGTGAACAAGCCAGTAACGTGTGCCCAGTAGAAGAAATGTCGGCCGAAGACCCATTGTTTATTCTCTATACCTCGGGGTCGACCGGCAAGCCCAAAGGCGTCTTGCACACCACCGGCGGCTATTTAGTCTATGCGGCCCTTACGTTTAAATACATTTTTGATTACCACAAAGACGATGTATTTTGGTGTACCGCTGACGTGGGTTGGATTACTGGCCACAGCTATTTAGTTTACGGGCCTTTGGCCAATGGCGCGACGACACTTCTCTTTGAAGGGGTACCGAATTACCCTAACACCTCGCGCATGAGCGAAGTGATCGACAAACATCACGTCACCCTACTTTATACCGCCCCGACGGCGATACGCGCTCTGATGGCGAAGGGATTAGAAGCGATTCAAGGCACCCATCGTGAAAGCCTGCGCATTATGGGCTCGGTGGGCGAGCCGATCAATCCAGAGGCATGGCAGTGGTACTATCAAACCATTGGCAACAGCAACTGCCCCGTGGTTGATACTTGGTGGCAAACGGAAACCGGGGGTATTTTAATCACCCCACTCCCAGGGGCCACCGAGCTCAAGCCAGGCTCAGCCACCCGGCCATTCTTTGGTGTCCAACCCGCGATTGTCGATAACGAAGGGCAAGTATTAGAAGGCGAAGCCGAAGGCAATTTGGTGATCCTCGACTCTTGGCCTGGGCAAATGCGCACAGTCTATGGCGATCACGAGCGCTTTGAACAAACCTACTTTTCGACGTTTCCAGGCATGTACTTCTCCGGTGATGGCGCCAAACGCGATCAAGATGGCTACTACTGGATAACCGGCCGAGTCGATGATGTGTTGAACATTTCTGGCCATCGCATGGGCACGGCTGAAATTGAATCGGCGTTGGTGTCTTTTGAGCAAATTGCCGAAGCGGCCGTCGTGGGGATCCCGCACGAAATTAAAGGCCAAGCAATTTATGCCTACGTGACCCTCAATCAAGGCGTCTACCCAAGCGCCGAACTGCACAAAGCAGTGAAGGACTGGGTGCGTAAAGAAATTGGTGCCATCGCCACCCCGGATATTTTGCACTGGACCGATTCGCTGCCCAAAACTCGTTCGGGCAAAATTATGCGCCGTATTTTGCGAAAAATTGCCACCGGGGACACCAGCAATCTTGGCGATACCTCGACGTTGGCCGATCCCAGTGTGGTCGAGCAACTGATCGAAGAACAAACTCACTTGCTCTAA
- the aroQ gene encoding type II 3-dehydroquinate dehydratase encodes MTARKRILLLNGPNLNLLGKREPGIYGSQTLNEIVTQLTQLAEQHHIELDHLQSNREYELIEKIHDSMGRVDFIVINPAAFTHTSVALRDALLGVNIPFIEVHLSNVHAREPFRHHSYLSDKALGVICGLGAQGYQFALSAAIERLDSK; translated from the coding sequence ATGACTGCCAGAAAACGAATTTTGTTACTCAATGGACCTAATTTAAACTTACTCGGCAAAAGAGAGCCCGGTATTTATGGTTCACAAACACTCAATGAAATCGTCACACAGTTGACGCAACTGGCTGAGCAACATCATATTGAACTGGATCATCTTCAATCCAATCGTGAATACGAGTTAATTGAAAAGATTCACGACAGCATGGGGAGGGTTGATTTTATCGTCATCAATCCCGCGGCATTCACACATACCAGTGTGGCATTAAGAGACGCTCTGTTGGGCGTTAATATACCGTTTATTGAAGTGCATTTGTCCAACGTTCACGCCAGAGAGCCATTCCGCCATCATTCCTATTTGTCGGATAAAGCACTCGGCGTAATTTGCGGATTAGGTGCACAAGGTTATCAATTTGCTTTGTCGGCCGCGATCGAAAGGTTAGACAGCAAATAG
- the accB gene encoding acetyl-CoA carboxylase biotin carboxyl carrier protein, protein MDIRKIKKLIELVEESGIAELEIAEGEESVRISRNTAPAPAAAPIQYAAAPAPAAAPAPAAPVAEAPVAPAAEEAKGHKVLSPMVGTFYSSPSPDAPAFVQVGQSVSAGDTLCIVEAMKMMNQIEADKSGVITAILVEDGQPVEFDQPLVIIE, encoded by the coding sequence ATGGATATTCGCAAGATCAAAAAGCTGATTGAATTAGTAGAAGAGTCTGGTATCGCTGAACTGGAAATCGCAGAAGGTGAAGAGTCAGTACGCATCAGCCGTAACACCGCTCCTGCACCAGCCGCAGCGCCAATTCAGTACGCGGCCGCTCCAGCACCTGCCGCTGCACCTGCCCCTGCTGCGCCAGTTGCCGAAGCACCTGTTGCACCTGCAGCGGAAGAAGCGAAAGGCCACAAAGTATTGTCGCCAATGGTCGGTACTTTCTACAGCTCACCAAGCCCTGATGCTCCTGCGTTTGTTCAAGTTGGACAAAGCGTGTCGGCTGGCGATACCTTGTGTATTGTTGAAGCGATGAAAATGATGAACCAAATCGAAGCCGATAAATCGGGTGTGATCACGGCTATTCTGGTCGAAGATGGCCAACCTGTTGAGTTCGATCAGCCGCTTGTTATCATCGAGTAA
- the accC gene encoding acetyl-CoA carboxylase biotin carboxylase subunit gives MLDKLVIANRGEIALRILRACKELGIKTVAVHSTADRDLKHVLLADESICIGPARGLDSYLNIPRIISAAEVTGAVAIHPGYGFLSENADFAEQVERSGFVFVGPKAETIRLMGDKVSAITAMKKAGVPCVPGSDGPLDNDAEKNKAFAKRIGYPVIIKASGGGGGRGMRVVRKESELVDAISMTRAEARSAFNNDMVYMEKFLENPRHVEVQVIADGQGNAIHLGERDCSMQRRHQKVVEEAPAPGITEEMRKYIGERCTRACIEIGYRGAGTFEFLYENGEFYFIEMNTRIQVEHPVTEMVTGVDLIKEQLRVAAGQPLSFTQDDIKIRGHAIECRINAEDPERFMPSPGKITNFHAPGGMGVRWESHIYTGYTVPPHYDSMIGKLITYGENRDVAIARMKNALGEMIIEGIKTNIVLQESIMNDESFQHGGANIHYLEKKLGLQ, from the coding sequence ATGTTAGATAAATTAGTCATCGCGAACCGAGGTGAAATTGCACTTCGCATTCTTCGCGCATGTAAAGAACTCGGCATAAAAACGGTCGCGGTGCACTCAACGGCCGATCGCGATCTCAAGCACGTTTTGCTTGCCGACGAGTCGATTTGTATTGGCCCTGCTCGCGGCCTCGATAGCTACCTTAACATCCCGCGCATCATCTCTGCAGCGGAAGTAACCGGTGCGGTGGCCATTCACCCAGGTTACGGCTTTTTGTCTGAAAATGCCGATTTCGCTGAGCAAGTTGAGCGCAGCGGCTTTGTGTTTGTCGGCCCTAAAGCAGAAACGATTCGCCTAATGGGTGACAAAGTGTCGGCAATTACCGCAATGAAAAAGGCCGGTGTTCCTTGTGTACCAGGCTCAGACGGCCCGTTAGACAACGATGCAGAGAAGAACAAAGCCTTTGCGAAACGCATTGGCTACCCAGTGATCATCAAAGCCTCTGGTGGCGGTGGCGGTCGCGGTATGCGTGTGGTTCGCAAAGAGTCTGAATTGGTTGATGCCATTTCAATGACCCGTGCAGAAGCGCGTTCTGCCTTCAACAACGACATGGTTTACATGGAGAAATTCCTCGAAAACCCTCGTCACGTTGAAGTCCAAGTGATTGCCGATGGTCAAGGTAATGCCATTCACTTAGGTGAGCGTGACTGTTCTATGCAGCGCCGTCACCAGAAAGTGGTTGAAGAAGCGCCAGCACCAGGCATCACTGAAGAAATGCGTAAATACATCGGTGAGCGTTGTACTCGCGCATGTATCGAAATCGGTTATCGCGGTGCCGGTACGTTTGAGTTCTTATACGAAAATGGCGAGTTCTACTTTATCGAGATGAACACCCGTATTCAGGTTGAGCACCCAGTGACTGAAATGGTTACCGGCGTTGACTTGATCAAAGAACAGCTTCGCGTTGCTGCAGGTCAGCCTCTGTCTTTCACCCAAGATGATATCAAGATCCGCGGCCATGCGATCGAATGTCGTATTAATGCCGAAGATCCTGAGCGTTTCATGCCATCACCCGGTAAGATCACCAACTTTCATGCGCCAGGCGGCATGGGGGTTCGCTGGGAATCGCACATCTATACCGGCTATACGGTACCACCGCACTACGATTCAATGATTGGCAAGCTGATCACTTATGGTGAGAACCGCGATGTCGCGATTGCCCGCATGAAAAATGCCTTGGGCGAAATGATCATCGAAGGGATCAAAACCAATATCGTCTTGCAAGAGTCGATCATGAATGACGAAAGCTTCCAACACGGCGGCGCCAACATTCACTACCTAGAGAAGAAGTTAGGTTTACAATAA